In Treponema denticola, one genomic interval encodes:
- a CDS encoding PsbP-related protein, with product MKKKLSLIFFSLFLICYLSSQDYYTDDFKDFTFEMPDEWEIMDYKGLKYKVIYGASVNGYNQTMIFISQEGQGTIEEAVNNYIEELQTSRPDYKLLKSESFENNYKLEAKKLVIEIPEEKLNLKQYFYLFKHNDMLFICSALLTQEAAAETEEVLDAAMKTFQIIDKEE from the coding sequence ATGAAAAAAAAATTGTCATTAATTTTTTTTAGCCTGTTTCTTATTTGTTATTTATCGTCACAAGATTACTATACGGACGATTTTAAGGATTTTACCTTTGAAATGCCTGACGAATGGGAAATTATGGACTATAAGGGTTTAAAATATAAGGTAATATATGGAGCTTCCGTAAATGGTTATAACCAAACAATGATTTTTATCTCTCAAGAAGGACAGGGAACAATTGAAGAAGCAGTTAATAATTACATAGAAGAACTCCAAACAAGTAGACCCGATTATAAACTATTAAAATCAGAATCATTCGAAAATAATTATAAATTAGAAGCTAAAAAATTGGTGATAGAGATACCGGAAGAAAAACTTAATCTAAAACAATATTTTTATTTGTTTAAGCATAATGATATGCTGTTTATATGCTCCGCCCTGCTGACTCAGGAAGCCGCTGCTGAAACCGAAGAGGTTCTGGATGCAGCTATGAAGACATTTCAAATAATAGATAAAGAAGAATAA
- a CDS encoding amidase domain-containing protein, with amino-acid sequence MGKKTNRAKLFFILFIIILWIIAILKLYPIIKEAKEGKSGSSKHDVTVKAKPKKENTKEEFFFRKYAESLYSEYYDISDVSVYDYIPDDENYNSNEKFYFVVIEKKLKFNSVYQLPFVAGMKKAVEYFKNNKKALNQYNKKTTDLKKYIGKKQIENNIFKITFTEKDSFENIKIEIATYHTKIDAFSLKPPESDVLMQNGFDFIKYHVNTNSKKVDYNNAAAVGYANRYTSNPLNMSSDMSVWNPEYKTYENDCANYVSQCIYAGGISTTEAWYPESLIWIRTGSPRYDNSGVTTYMQNKKLFYTTNYSAVSEGGFICLTKESHVVFIVSNDSITILFNGHTNDRKMVSFPHLNESEAIYLTSNN; translated from the coding sequence ATGGGGAAAAAAACAAATAGAGCTAAACTTTTTTTTATTCTTTTTATAATCATTCTTTGGATAATTGCAATTTTAAAACTATATCCGATAATAAAAGAAGCTAAAGAAGGAAAATCAGGCTCAAGTAAGCACGATGTAACCGTAAAAGCAAAACCGAAAAAGGAAAACACAAAAGAGGAATTTTTTTTTAGAAAATATGCTGAAAGTTTATACTCGGAATATTATGATATCTCGGATGTTTCAGTTTATGATTATATACCCGATGATGAAAATTATAATTCAAATGAAAAATTCTATTTTGTTGTAATAGAAAAAAAATTAAAATTCAATTCGGTTTATCAGCTTCCTTTTGTTGCCGGAATGAAAAAGGCTGTTGAATATTTTAAAAACAATAAAAAAGCTTTAAATCAATACAACAAAAAAACTACGGATTTAAAAAAATATATCGGCAAAAAACAAATTGAAAACAATATTTTTAAAATAACATTTACGGAAAAAGATAGTTTTGAAAACATAAAAATTGAAATAGCAACATATCATACAAAAATAGACGCTTTTTCGTTAAAACCTCCTGAATCCGATGTGCTTATGCAAAACGGGTTTGATTTTATAAAATATCATGTTAATACAAATTCAAAAAAAGTTGATTATAATAATGCGGCTGCCGTCGGCTATGCGAATAGGTACACATCCAATCCCTTAAATATGTCGAGTGATATGTCTGTTTGGAATCCTGAGTACAAGACCTACGAAAATGATTGCGCAAACTATGTTTCTCAGTGTATCTATGCCGGAGGTATTTCTACAACGGAGGCTTGGTATCCTGAAAGTCTGATTTGGATTAGGACAGGAAGCCCGAGATATGATAATAGCGGCGTAACAACCTATATGCAAAACAAAAAATTATTTTATACAACAAATTACTCTGCCGTAAGTGAGGGAGGTTTTATCTGCCTTACAAAAGAATCCCATGTTGTTTTTATCGTATCCAATGACAGTATCACCATATTGTTTAACGGCCATACAAATGACCGCAAAATGGTTTCCTTCCCTCACCTAAACGAGTCTGAAGCAATTTATTTAACCTCGAATAATTAG
- a CDS encoding transporter associated domain-containing protein produces the protein MQKIKAFFHQQNLRRSAARFAGRIEIVLSFAMLIGILILSIEIFFDLKEMVYAFIYSNKIPSFSEFLSLIFSLVIGLEFVNMLIKHTPGSALEVVLYTIARKIIADHGSMVDALLGVVAIAILFAVKKYLNEGGEYGTGNECDYIVNGGTSIHEINHRLDSDFDEAYGNTVAGYLFNYLKQQGRSPHLGLEADIGEYKFIIHEMDNDLIRYIKILPIKEHKN, from the coding sequence ATGCAAAAGATTAAAGCTTTTTTTCATCAACAAAATTTAAGGAGAAGTGCGGCAAGATTTGCAGGAAGGATAGAGATTGTCCTATCCTTTGCAATGCTTATCGGCATTTTAATTCTTTCTATCGAAATTTTCTTTGACTTAAAAGAAATGGTTTATGCCTTTATTTATAGTAACAAGATTCCTTCATTCTCCGAATTCCTGTCATTAATATTTTCTCTTGTAATCGGTCTTGAATTTGTAAACATGCTTATAAAACATACACCGGGGAGTGCTCTTGAAGTTGTGCTTTATACCATTGCGCGGAAAATTATTGCCGATCACGGCAGTATGGTTGATGCTCTATTGGGGGTTGTCGCTATCGCAATTTTGTTTGCCGTAAAAAAATACCTAAATGAGGGCGGAGAGTACGGGACAGGAAACGAATGCGATTATATCGTAAACGGCGGCACCAGTATCCACGAGATCAATCACAGGTTGGACTCGGATTTTGATGAGGCATACGGAAACACGGTTGCAGGTTATTTGTTTAACTATCTTAAACAACAGGGACGCTCACCTCACCTCGGTTTAGAAGCCGACATAGGAGAATATAAATTCATAATCCACGAAATGGATAATGACCTGATAAGATATATTAAAATTCTTCCTATAAAAGAACATAAAAATTAA
- a CDS encoding thiamine ABC transporter substrate-binding protein, which yields MKNHLRSILIFSFLIIGCAALFAGGAKESDGTKVVVYTTKSFAADYGPGPKIAELFKAKTGKEVEYVICKEGVLNRVILEGKASTADVLIGIDNHLIEKARKAKVLKAYKPTASDKIDSEVLIADDWLLTPFDYGFFAFMFDTKAKIKKPLSLKELTDSAYAKKIVILDPSSSTTGLGLVSWTKAVFGDKYLDFWKALKPNIFAMAPKWSTGYGYFTAGEAPIAISYTSSLASHVLYDKTNRFQPLIFEEGHIIQIEGMGIAANAANTKGAKEFIDFMLTEEAQSLLPETQFMYPVIKGLALPASYKDVPKPAKVLRIPSEDQTESVNAVINVLQK from the coding sequence ATGAAAAATCATTTACGCTCTATTTTAATTTTCTCTTTTTTAATTATCGGTTGTGCCGCTCTTTTTGCAGGCGGTGCAAAAGAATCTGACGGAACAAAGGTTGTAGTTTACACAACAAAATCCTTTGCTGCCGACTACGGCCCCGGACCGAAAATTGCCGAGCTCTTTAAGGCAAAAACGGGCAAGGAAGTTGAGTACGTTATCTGCAAAGAAGGCGTTTTAAACAGGGTCATATTGGAAGGCAAGGCTTCTACAGCGGATGTCCTCATCGGTATAGATAACCACCTTATCGAAAAGGCCCGCAAGGCAAAAGTTTTAAAAGCCTACAAACCTACGGCCTCAGACAAAATAGATTCGGAAGTTCTTATTGCCGATGACTGGCTTTTAACCCCCTTTGACTACGGCTTTTTTGCCTTTATGTTCGACACAAAAGCCAAAATCAAAAAGCCCTTATCCTTAAAAGAGTTGACCGATTCGGCTTATGCAAAAAAGATTGTTATTTTGGATCCGAGTTCCAGCACAACAGGACTGGGTTTAGTCTCGTGGACAAAGGCCGTTTTTGGCGATAAGTATCTTGACTTTTGGAAGGCCCTCAAACCGAACATCTTTGCCATGGCTCCCAAGTGGAGTACGGGCTACGGCTATTTTACAGCCGGAGAAGCTCCCATAGCCATCTCTTACACAAGCAGCCTCGCCTCCCATGTTCTATATGACAAAACAAACCGATTTCAACCATTGATTTTTGAAGAAGGGCATATTATTCAGATTGAAGGCATGGGTATTGCCGCCAATGCAGCTAACACTAAAGGAGCAAAGGAATTTATAGACTTTATGCTGACGGAAGAAGCTCAAAGCCTCCTTCCCGAAACGCAGTTTATGTATCCCGTTATCAAGGGGCTTGCTCTTCCTGCTTCTTATAAGGATGTTCCCAAACCTGCAAAAGTTTTGCGTATTCCTTCAGAAGATCAAACCGAATCGGTAAATGCCGTAATCAATGTTTTACAAAAATAA
- a CDS encoding ABC transporter permease codes for MFYKNKKQGRDTRHERVSRPSGLSKAGRLVLPLGGLIFFLVLLSFFLPLILSFVPLFSSRFDFSHITGVKSSFDFSQIFRIAAFTVSQAFFSAALACTVGFAAAYFCARKNFRGRKFLMALSSVPLCVPAIIVALSFIIFFGNNGILNSFLKSLLNQDEPPVNFVFSMTGVIIIHGFYNFPLAMKTISQVWERLSEDEPNAALLLGASKFRIFKTITFPALLNSIAVSFLLIFLFCFFSFIIILLFGGLALTTLEVELYKAARTKLDMNLAAKIALTEISAALILIFIYSNLQKKMRVQNENLKGIRERTAIKGFGQKVFFSFTIFIIILFLIAPLFSIFLHSTYNVNYTSIFNKFFYFKAWKNIFLSRTFWTALWTSIKIGILTALVSLIASLFFAYITVFYNRRKIYAIPYLPLAVSSVMLGFGWLLLRPNGTELILIFAQSSLAWPFAWTQIQTSLLRIPQNIINAAVLLSPDKKTAFFRVIVPMCKKGIFSALAFVFAISAGDASLPIVLNIPRFNNLALLIFDYASSYRFVESSAVAVVLSLMTGFVFFLQEKET; via the coding sequence ATGTTTTACAAAAATAAAAAACAAGGCCGAGATACTCGACATGAGCGAGTTTCTCGGCCGAGCGGCCTATCAAAGGCTGGCCGCCTTGTTTTACCGCTCGGCGGCCTCATCTTTTTTCTTGTACTTCTTTCTTTTTTTCTTCCGCTGATTTTAAGCTTTGTTCCTTTATTTTCTTCACGCTTTGACTTTTCGCATATTACGGGAGTAAAAAGCTCTTTTGACTTTTCGCAGATTTTTAGGATTGCAGCCTTTACGGTTTCTCAGGCCTTTTTTTCCGCAGCCCTTGCCTGCACGGTAGGCTTTGCTGCCGCTTATTTTTGTGCAAGAAAAAACTTTCGGGGTAGAAAATTTCTAATGGCTCTGTCGAGTGTCCCCCTCTGCGTACCTGCAATAATTGTTGCCCTTTCCTTTATAATATTTTTCGGGAATAACGGAATCCTCAATTCTTTTTTAAAGAGCTTATTAAACCAAGACGAACCGCCTGTCAATTTTGTGTTTTCGATGACGGGAGTAATTATAATCCACGGCTTTTACAACTTTCCCCTCGCAATGAAAACAATTTCTCAAGTCTGGGAACGCTTAAGCGAAGATGAACCTAATGCAGCCCTCCTTTTAGGGGCAAGTAAATTTAGAATCTTTAAGACCATAACCTTTCCGGCTCTTTTAAATTCGATAGCCGTTTCCTTTTTGTTGATTTTCCTTTTTTGCTTTTTTAGTTTTATAATAATCCTGCTTTTCGGAGGCCTTGCCCTTACTACCTTAGAGGTAGAACTTTACAAGGCAGCCCGCACAAAATTAGATATGAACCTTGCCGCAAAGATAGCCCTCACCGAAATCTCCGCGGCCTTAATTTTAATCTTCATCTATTCTAACCTGCAAAAAAAGATGAGAGTACAAAACGAAAACCTAAAGGGAATAAGGGAGAGGACTGCAATAAAAGGCTTTGGACAAAAAGTGTTTTTTAGCTTCACGATTTTTATAATTATTCTTTTTTTAATAGCACCCTTATTTTCTATCTTTTTACATTCTACATATAATGTAAATTATACTTCTATCTTTAATAAATTCTTTTATTTTAAGGCATGGAAAAATATTTTTTTATCCCGAACTTTTTGGACGGCTCTTTGGACAAGCATCAAAATCGGCATTCTTACTGCCCTTGTAAGCCTCATAGCTTCTTTGTTCTTTGCATACATTACCGTCTTTTATAACCGGAGAAAAATATACGCGATTCCCTATCTGCCCTTGGCCGTTTCATCGGTAATGCTGGGCTTCGGATGGCTCTTGTTAAGACCCAACGGAACGGAGCTCATTTTAATCTTTGCACAAAGCTCCCTTGCATGGCCCTTTGCGTGGACTCAAATACAGACCTCACTTTTACGCATTCCTCAAAATATTATCAATGCGGCAGTCTTGCTTTCACCGGACAAAAAAACGGCCTTTTTTAGGGTGATAGTACCCATGTGCAAGAAGGGCATCTTTTCCGCCTTGGCCTTTGTCTTTGCCATAAGTGCGGGAGATGCTTCCTTACCAATAGTTTTAAACATACCGCGTTTTAATAACCTTGCCCTGCTGATCTTCGATTATGCTTCTTCATACCGCTTTGTAGAATCTTCTGCGGTTGCAGTCGTCTTAAGCCTTATGACCGGCTTTGTTTTCTTTTTACAGGAAAAAGAAACTTAA
- a CDS encoding ABC transporter ATP-binding protein: protein MENEKAFLQLKNIKKHFTEKDISISFELKKGKALALLGPSGCGKTTVLKIIAGLVPPDSGEIILDGKNINHTPPGKRGIGMVFQDYALFPHLNVEENIFYGLVSQGMSKKEARKAITPLVELFHLETLQKRKTDLLSGGEKQRVSLARSLAVKPALILFDEPLSALDADLRLHLRKELRVKQESLGYTAVYVTHDKDEAAALADEVLYMG, encoded by the coding sequence ATGGAAAACGAAAAAGCATTTTTACAGCTTAAAAACATAAAAAAACATTTTACCGAAAAAGATATTTCCATTTCTTTTGAATTAAAAAAAGGAAAAGCTCTTGCCCTCCTCGGTCCTTCGGGCTGCGGTAAAACAACGGTTTTAAAAATAATCGCAGGCCTTGTCCCTCCGGATTCGGGAGAAATCATTTTGGACGGAAAAAATATCAATCACACTCCTCCCGGCAAACGCGGAATCGGAATGGTCTTTCAGGATTACGCCCTCTTCCCTCATCTCAATGTTGAAGAAAATATTTTCTATGGCTTGGTCTCCCAAGGCATGTCCAAAAAGGAAGCCCGCAAGGCCATTACCCCTCTTGTCGAGCTTTTTCATTTGGAGACCTTACAAAAACGCAAAACGGATCTTCTTTCGGGCGGAGAAAAACAAAGGGTTTCTCTTGCACGGAGTCTTGCAGTAAAGCCCGCTCTCATCCTCTTTGATGAACCCCTTTCTGCCCTCGATGCAGACCTCCGCCTGCACTTGCGTAAAGAATTAAGAGTCAAGCAAGAGAGCTTGGGCTACACAGCCGTTTACGTTACCCACGACAAAGATGAGGCTGCAGCCCTTGCCGATGAGGTACTCTACATGGGCTAG
- a CDS encoding ATP-binding protein, whose translation MSYIVRSRYMEKIRQFIDKPIIKVLSGMRRVGKSTILLLIKDEVFSHIPDKNKIYLNFESIELFTVNKAEVLIEYLKPLIKDLTGRIYFFFDEIQFVENWEQVINGLRVDLDCDIYLTGSNSGLLSGDLSSLLAGRYVEFEIQPFSFGEFIKCFDGKPLSREDLFFAFVKTGGMPFLKYFNLEEIPSFKYLNDVYNTVLVKDVLQYNNIRDVDIFNRILDYAMENIGHTFSANSIKNYFKNENRNVSADTVLNYLDYCSKAFIIKKVPRYDTAGKKVLKIDEKYYLTDHGFRQARGFSNIKDIERVLENIVYIELRSRGYEVTIGKVKDKEIDFIAKRENDISYYQVAYKMGDESTREREFGVYKTIKDNFPKYVLSLDSMDFSQDGIIHKNIIDFLLEYGA comes from the coding sequence ATGAGCTATATTGTAAGATCACGCTATATGGAAAAAATCCGGCAGTTTATCGATAAGCCCATTATTAAGGTACTATCCGGTATGAGACGGGTTGGAAAATCAACTATTTTACTGCTCATAAAAGATGAGGTTTTTAGCCATATACCCGATAAAAATAAAATTTATCTTAATTTTGAATCCATAGAGCTTTTTACGGTAAATAAGGCCGAAGTCTTGATAGAATACCTCAAGCCATTGATCAAAGACTTAACCGGAAGAATATATTTTTTCTTTGATGAAATACAGTTTGTAGAAAATTGGGAGCAGGTTATAAACGGATTACGGGTTGATTTGGATTGCGATATTTATCTTACAGGCTCAAATTCCGGCTTGCTTTCAGGAGACCTTTCAAGTCTACTGGCCGGAAGATATGTGGAATTTGAAATTCAACCTTTTAGTTTTGGGGAATTTATAAAATGCTTTGACGGTAAGCCGCTTTCTAGGGAAGATTTGTTTTTCGCCTTTGTTAAAACAGGCGGGATGCCTTTTTTGAAGTATTTTAATTTGGAGGAAATCCCGTCTTTTAAATACTTAAATGATGTTTATAATACCGTTTTGGTTAAAGATGTTTTACAGTACAATAATATAAGGGATGTGGATATTTTTAACCGTATTTTAGATTATGCTATGGAAAACATAGGACACACCTTTTCTGCAAACAGTATAAAAAATTATTTTAAAAATGAAAATAGAAATGTTTCGGCAGATACGGTGCTTAATTATTTGGATTATTGCAGTAAAGCTTTTATCATAAAAAAGGTTCCACGCTACGATACTGCGGGAAAAAAGGTACTTAAAATCGATGAAAAATACTATTTGACGGATCATGGGTTTAGGCAGGCACGAGGATTTTCCAATATAAAAGACATCGAAAGAGTGCTTGAAAATATTGTTTATATCGAACTTCGTTCCAGAGGTTATGAGGTTACAATAGGCAAGGTAAAAGACAAAGAAATCGACTTTATAGCAAAAAGGGAAAACGATATTTCTTATTATCAAGTTGCTTATAAAATGGGAGATGAATCCACAAGGGAAAGGGAATTCGGAGTTTATAAGACAATCAAGGATAATTTTCCTAAATATGTACTTTCCTTGGATTCTATGGATTTTAGTCAAGACGGAATTATCCACAAAAACATAATCGACTTTTTGCTTGAATACGGAGCCTAA